From a single Beijerinckia sp. 28-YEA-48 genomic region:
- a CDS encoding cupin domain-containing protein, protein MNDVVLVDTQAMPFEEVRRGRVHMIRRKRLPLESGIPGVTMEYSLSIVPDGYFTPRHRHNFDQIRYTLSGIQSTGLGDLGPDECGYFPEGSHYGPQKQEGECACLVLQFQGASGEHLLSNEEMNAGYEKLQKAGGRFENGIYTEQLPDGHRRNRDSYEAIWEETEGRELTFPSQRYRQPVMMLTKNYRFWPDRRRPGVEIKHIGTFSEARTAIFFMRLQGGASVPAGTQEDAELRYLINGSFRYGGKIYGEGTYMFVRNGAKIEEMVSQDGATFFVIGLPMLADLGALVASGRKLPWDEGRVAAE, encoded by the coding sequence ATGAACGATGTGGTCTTGGTAGACACTCAAGCAATGCCTTTTGAGGAGGTGCGTCGTGGCCGGGTTCATATGATCCGCCGTAAACGCTTGCCTTTGGAGAGCGGTATTCCCGGTGTTACGATGGAATATTCTTTGTCCATCGTACCAGATGGCTATTTCACCCCGCGCCATCGGCACAACTTCGATCAGATCCGCTATACGTTAAGTGGGATCCAAAGCACAGGTCTGGGCGACCTCGGTCCCGATGAATGCGGCTATTTCCCCGAGGGGTCCCACTACGGTCCGCAGAAACAGGAGGGAGAATGCGCTTGCCTGGTCCTGCAGTTTCAAGGTGCGAGCGGTGAGCATCTGCTCAGCAACGAGGAAATGAACGCCGGATATGAAAAGCTACAGAAGGCCGGTGGCAGGTTTGAGAACGGCATCTACACAGAGCAGCTGCCTGACGGGCACCGTCGCAATCGCGATTCCTACGAAGCTATTTGGGAGGAGACCGAGGGGCGGGAACTGACGTTTCCGTCCCAACGTTATCGCCAGCCGGTGATGATGCTCACCAAGAATTATCGGTTTTGGCCGGATCGCAGGCGCCCTGGTGTTGAAATCAAGCATATCGGCACATTCAGCGAAGCGCGTACTGCTATCTTCTTTATGCGGCTCCAGGGCGGCGCGTCTGTTCCGGCCGGAACGCAGGAGGATGCGGAACTGCGGTATTTGATCAATGGCAGCTTTCGGTATGGCGGGAAAATCTACGGCGAAGGTACGTATATGTTTGTTCGCAACGGTGCCAAGATCGAGGAAATGGTGTCGCAGGATGGAGCCACTTTCTTTGTCATCGGCCTGCCCATGCTGGCTGATCTTGGCGCCCTCGTCGCATCTGGCCGTAAACTACCCTGGGATGAGGGGCGTGTAGCAGCGGAATAG
- a CDS encoding branched-chain amino acid ABC transporter permease, producing the protein MMFNFGLLLPAVLNGVTTGAIYALIALGLTLIYGVLHIINFAHGSLLMLALYAAFFLYTLAGIDPYVALLILVPAFFVLGYVLQRFVIQPTSHGRDENILLVTLGLAIIIDNLALWLWTSTTRTIDTWYAFEVVDLGFAFIPLPKVIAFFGALAFAALLWALISFTDLGRAIRAVARERDGARLVGIRVEHVYAMTFGIGTAAVAAAACFLLPTFYVTPQVGYAFVLVAFTTVVLGGMGSFVGALSAGLLLGIVEALCGLYLGESLGQLGIFVIFILILLFRPMGLFGARA; encoded by the coding sequence ATGATGTTCAATTTTGGCTTGCTTCTTCCCGCCGTGCTGAATGGAGTGACGACGGGGGCGATCTACGCCCTCATCGCACTCGGCCTCACGTTGATCTACGGCGTGCTGCACATCATCAACTTCGCTCACGGTAGCCTGTTGATGCTGGCGCTCTATGCCGCGTTCTTTCTCTACACCCTGGCCGGCATTGATCCCTATGTGGCGCTGCTGATCCTGGTGCCAGCCTTTTTCGTGCTGGGCTACGTGCTGCAGCGCTTCGTCATCCAGCCGACAAGCCATGGGCGCGACGAGAATATCCTGCTCGTCACCCTGGGCCTGGCCATCATCATCGACAATCTGGCGCTCTGGCTGTGGACCTCGACAACGCGAACGATCGACACCTGGTATGCTTTTGAAGTGGTGGATCTCGGCTTTGCCTTCATCCCGCTGCCGAAAGTCATCGCCTTTTTCGGTGCCCTCGCCTTTGCCGCTTTGCTATGGGCCTTGATCTCGTTCACCGATCTCGGCCGGGCAATCCGGGCGGTAGCGCGCGAGCGTGACGGAGCACGTCTGGTCGGTATCCGCGTCGAGCATGTCTACGCCATGACATTCGGAATCGGGACGGCAGCGGTGGCAGCCGCCGCCTGCTTTCTGCTGCCGACATTCTATGTCACCCCGCAGGTAGGTTATGCTTTCGTGCTTGTCGCCTTCACGACAGTGGTCCTGGGCGGCATGGGCAGTTTCGTCGGCGCGCTCAGCGCTGGGCTGCTGCTCGGCATCGTCGAAGCCCTGTGCGGGCTTTATCTCGGCGAAAGCCTGGGCCAGCTCGGTATTTTCGTCATCTTTATTCTAATCCTGCTGTTTCGTCCGATGGGGCTGTTTGGAGCGCGCGCATGA
- a CDS encoding hydantoinase B/oxoprolinase family protein translates to MTDLDPVTLAVLKGRLEQIADEMDATLFRSAFNPIIAEARDASHGLYHAETGDTLVQGKAGLPIFVGAMAFAVRAVIEKSKRQADLADGDVYLFNDPYDGGTHLSDFKLVRPFFRNGQVFCWLASVGHWHDVGGNVPGNYNPIATECFQEGMLIPPVKLFARGEMRTDVVDIVTANSRLPNSAYGDLNGQINALDLGVRRLAALLDEYGDDTIAAALTQLRLRAGQLMRANITELKDGTYSAEDFLDNDGIKNEPLKIALDLKIEGGTMTFDFSRCSPACAGPLNIARSTTIAACYVALKHIFQDVPANAGVLDPIRFIIPEGSLLAATAPKPVGGYTETILRMIDTVFVALAQACPDRVNGCAYGTINALSLAGHRKDGRRWVMFSFFGGGHGGHPNGDGLNHGNAPISTATIPPVEILEAAYPVMFTRWALRPDSGGPGRSRGGLGAIYEIELLEEQADVFLFGERGRFAPPGVLGGGPAALNRFTVRRKDGREETPPMASKWVGITLAKGERVRLETPGGGGYGPVTERPAAAVARDIENGYVTKDAAEAVYSVKGMA, encoded by the coding sequence ATGACCGATCTCGATCCCGTCACGCTGGCCGTTCTGAAAGGCCGGCTTGAACAGATCGCGGACGAGATGGACGCGACATTGTTTCGCTCGGCCTTCAACCCGATCATCGCCGAAGCGCGCGACGCCAGCCACGGCCTCTATCACGCCGAAACTGGCGACACCCTGGTGCAGGGCAAGGCGGGCCTGCCGATCTTCGTCGGCGCCATGGCTTTCGCCGTGCGCGCGGTGATCGAGAAATCGAAACGGCAGGCCGATCTGGCCGACGGCGATGTCTATCTCTTCAATGACCCCTATGACGGCGGCACCCATCTGTCCGATTTCAAACTGGTGCGGCCGTTTTTCCGCAATGGACAGGTGTTCTGCTGGCTCGCCTCCGTCGGCCATTGGCACGATGTCGGCGGCAATGTGCCCGGCAATTACAACCCGATCGCCACCGAGTGCTTTCAGGAGGGCATGCTGATCCCACCGGTCAAGCTCTTCGCCAGGGGCGAGATGCGCACCGACGTGGTCGATATCGTCACCGCCAATTCGCGCTTGCCCAACAGCGCCTATGGCGATCTCAACGGCCAGATCAATGCGCTCGACCTCGGCGTGCGCCGCCTCGCCGCCCTGCTCGACGAATATGGCGACGACACGATCGCCGCCGCCCTCACCCAGCTGCGCCTGCGCGCCGGACAGTTGATGCGCGCCAATATCACCGAACTGAAAGACGGAACCTATTCGGCGGAAGATTTTCTCGACAATGACGGCATCAAGAACGAACCGTTGAAAATCGCCCTCGATCTCAAGATCGAGGGCGGCACGATGACATTCGATTTCTCGCGCTGCTCGCCGGCCTGCGCCGGGCCGCTGAACATCGCCCGTTCGACCACTATCGCCGCGTGTTACGTGGCGCTGAAGCACATTTTTCAGGACGTGCCAGCCAATGCCGGCGTGCTCGATCCGATCCGTTTCATCATTCCAGAAGGCAGCCTGCTCGCCGCGACGGCGCCCAAGCCTGTCGGCGGCTATACCGAAACCATCCTGCGCATGATCGACACCGTCTTCGTCGCGCTGGCGCAGGCTTGTCCGGATCGTGTCAACGGCTGCGCCTACGGGACGATCAACGCCCTCTCGCTGGCCGGACATCGCAAGGATGGCCGGCGCTGGGTGATGTTCTCCTTCTTCGGCGGCGGCCATGGCGGCCATCCAAATGGCGACGGGCTCAATCACGGCAACGCGCCGATTTCGACGGCGACGATTCCACCAGTCGAAATTCTCGAAGCGGCCTATCCCGTGATGTTCACCCGATGGGCGCTGCGGCCCGACAGCGGCGGCCCCGGCCGCAGTCGCGGTGGCCTCGGCGCGATCTATGAAATCGAGCTTCTCGAAGAGCAGGCCGATGTCTTCCTCTTCGGCGAGCGCGGTCGCTTCGCCCCGCCGGGCGTCCTTGGCGGCGGTCCGGCGGCGCTGAACCGTTTCACCGTGCGACGCAAGGATGGCCGCGAGGAAACCCCGCCGATGGCCTCCAAATGGGTCGGCATCACATTGGCCAAGGGCGAACGCGTGCGGCTCGAGACGCCAGGGGGTGGTGGCTATGGGCCGGTGACCGAGCGCCCGGCGGCGGCCGTCGCACGAGATATCGAGAATGGCTACGTCACGAAAGACGCAGCAGAAGCGGTTTATAGCGTAAAGGGCATGGCATGA
- a CDS encoding hydantoinase/oxoprolinase family protein — protein MSGRLVIGVDVGGTFTDLFFLDEASGRSWIGKVPSTRGREAIGFLNGVRQGTDDLTQVATVVHGTTVGTNALLERKGGKAGVIATEGFRDVLEMRRRDRPQTWGLWGQFEPVVPRERRLEVRERVLADGTIHQNIDPEEVKARARELLALGAQAVAVTFINAYANGQNERIAAQALKSVWPNAYVNVSSEILPEIREFERTSTTVLNAYLQPVVADYLDRLEADLGAQGFAGQLLIVQSNGGVMTIETAKARPVRTALSGPAAGVIAAAHIAETAGFPNVVTGDVGGTSFDVSLIAGGQTALAAQTAIDFGLVVRTPMIEITTIGAGGGSIASLDRGGLLQVGPESAGAVPGPVCYGHGNDRPTLTDANVVLGRINAERPIGGALARLDVEAAKSAIAKHVGIPLGLDPVAAAEAIVRVANSRMAGAIRLVSIERGHNPRDFALMPFGGGGALHAGALVKEVGLKAALIPPYPGVTSALGCVIADMRHDFVQTVNRTLEEIDLDAFNVEIVRMIEDGERLLDRSDVAFTGRDIHVACDMLYLGQTHTVAVPIDWARGRTLDRAAIRQAFERKYREVYGRLLDGIAIRVLNLHVALIGRRPKLDLAALAPSGGSIESAKQGTRPVYVDGRWHEATIYARHQLPVGAVLSGPAILEQQDTTIFVEPDLQARVDTLGNIIIERTSGA, from the coding sequence ATGAGCGGGCGTCTCGTCATCGGTGTCGACGTCGGCGGCACGTTCACCGATCTCTTCTTTCTCGACGAAGCCAGCGGGCGCAGCTGGATCGGCAAAGTCCCGTCCACCCGTGGCCGAGAGGCCATCGGCTTTCTCAACGGCGTGCGCCAGGGCACCGATGATCTCACCCAGGTCGCGACCGTAGTTCACGGCACGACGGTCGGCACCAATGCCCTGTTGGAACGCAAAGGCGGCAAGGCCGGCGTGATCGCGACGGAAGGCTTTCGCGACGTGCTTGAGATGCGCCGACGCGACCGGCCGCAGACCTGGGGCCTGTGGGGGCAATTCGAGCCCGTCGTTCCGCGTGAACGCCGCCTGGAAGTGCGCGAACGTGTGCTGGCGGATGGCACCATCCACCAAAATATCGACCCGGAGGAGGTAAAGGCACGCGCTCGGGAATTGCTTGCTCTTGGCGCGCAGGCCGTGGCGGTGACCTTCATCAACGCCTATGCGAACGGGCAGAACGAGCGTATCGCCGCACAAGCGCTCAAGAGCGTCTGGCCGAATGCTTATGTGAATGTGTCGAGTGAGATCCTGCCCGAGATCCGCGAGTTCGAACGGACCTCGACCACGGTCCTCAATGCCTATCTGCAGCCGGTCGTGGCCGATTATCTCGATCGTCTGGAAGCAGACCTCGGCGCGCAGGGCTTCGCCGGCCAGTTGCTGATCGTGCAGTCGAACGGCGGCGTGATGACGATCGAAACGGCCAAGGCCCGTCCCGTCCGCACAGCCCTCTCCGGCCCGGCCGCCGGCGTGATCGCGGCGGCGCATATCGCCGAGACCGCCGGCTTCCCAAATGTCGTCACCGGCGATGTCGGTGGCACGAGCTTCGACGTGTCGCTGATCGCCGGCGGACAAACGGCGCTGGCGGCGCAAACCGCCATCGATTTCGGCCTTGTCGTGCGGACGCCGATGATCGAGATCACGACCATTGGCGCGGGCGGCGGCTCCATCGCCTCGCTCGATCGCGGTGGCTTGCTGCAGGTCGGTCCGGAATCGGCCGGTGCCGTTCCAGGCCCCGTCTGTTACGGCCATGGCAACGATCGACCGACCTTGACCGATGCCAATGTGGTGCTCGGCCGCATCAATGCCGAGCGACCGATCGGCGGCGCCCTCGCCCGGCTTGATGTCGAAGCCGCGAAATCCGCTATCGCCAAACATGTCGGCATCCCCCTGGGGCTTGATCCGGTTGCCGCCGCCGAGGCGATCGTGCGTGTCGCCAACAGCCGGATGGCGGGCGCCATTCGCCTCGTTTCCATCGAGCGCGGCCACAACCCCCGTGATTTCGCTTTGATGCCGTTTGGCGGCGGCGGCGCGCTGCATGCCGGCGCCCTGGTCAAGGAAGTTGGCCTCAAGGCCGCGCTGATTCCGCCCTATCCCGGCGTGACTTCGGCGCTCGGCTGCGTCATCGCCGACATGCGTCATGACTTCGTGCAGACCGTTAATCGCACGCTCGAAGAGATCGACCTCGACGCCTTCAACGTCGAGATCGTCCGCATGATCGAGGACGGCGAACGGCTTCTCGATCGCTCCGATGTCGCCTTCACCGGCCGCGATATCCATGTCGCCTGCGACATGCTCTATCTGGGGCAGACGCACACCGTCGCTGTCCCCATCGATTGGGCGAGAGGCCGCACGCTCGATAGAGCAGCCATCCGCCAGGCCTTCGAGCGAAAATATCGTGAGGTCTACGGCCGCCTGCTCGATGGCATCGCGATCCGCGTCCTCAACCTGCACGTCGCGCTGATCGGCCGGAGGCCCAAGCTCGATCTTGCCGCGCTGGCGCCATCAGGCGGCAGTATCGAAAGCGCGAAGCAAGGCACGCGTCCGGTTTACGTGGATGGCCGCTGGCACGAAGCGACGATCTATGCGCGCCATCAGCTTCCGGTCGGCGCGGTACTGTCGGGGCCGGCGATCCTCGAACAGCAGGACACAACGATTTTCGTTGAGCCCGACCTTCAAGCCCGGGTCGACACACTCGGCAATATTATTATCGAGCGAACGAGCGGCGCATAG
- a CDS encoding ABC transporter ATP-binding protein: MLKVRALSKRFGGIQAVDGASLDVREGEIVALLGPNGAGKTTLFAAIAGFVRPDSGSVRLAGSDISGLSPHVICARGLVRTFQIVQPFGALTVRENIAVGAHLHHAGRRQALTRAKEVAEQVGLGQRLDQPAATLTVAGRKRLELARALATDPKLLLLDEVMAGLNPTEISEIVPIVQAIRDNGVTILLIEHVMQAVVSLAARAYVLNNGRIIAAGTTAEIASDPQVIEAYLGHGAAARVRSRLEARDAS; the protein is encoded by the coding sequence ATGCTTAAAGTGCGGGCGCTGAGCAAACGCTTTGGCGGCATTCAGGCGGTCGACGGCGCTTCGCTTGATGTGCGCGAAGGCGAAATCGTCGCTTTGCTCGGCCCCAACGGCGCCGGCAAGACGACATTGTTCGCGGCCATCGCCGGCTTCGTCCGGCCCGACAGCGGCAGCGTCCGTCTTGCGGGCAGCGACATCAGCGGACTGTCGCCCCATGTCATCTGCGCGCGCGGCCTGGTTCGGACATTCCAGATCGTTCAGCCTTTCGGCGCTTTGACCGTGCGCGAGAACATCGCCGTCGGCGCCCACCTTCATCATGCGGGCCGACGCCAGGCGCTGACCCGGGCCAAAGAAGTGGCCGAACAGGTTGGCCTTGGTCAGCGCCTCGATCAGCCAGCCGCCACGCTGACGGTTGCCGGCCGCAAGCGTCTCGAACTGGCGCGGGCCCTGGCCACCGATCCCAAACTGCTCCTGCTCGACGAAGTGATGGCCGGGCTCAATCCGACGGAAATCTCCGAGATCGTGCCGATCGTGCAGGCCATCCGCGACAACGGCGTCACCATTCTCCTCATCGAACATGTCATGCAGGCGGTCGTCAGCCTCGCCGCGCGCGCCTATGTCCTCAACAATGGCCGCATCATCGCCGCGGGCACCACCGCCGAAATCGCCAGCGATCCGCAGGTCATCGAAGCCTATCTCGGCCATGGCGCGGCGGCGCGCGTGAGAAGCCGGCTGGAGGCGCGCGATGCTTCTTGA
- a CDS encoding branched-chain amino acid ABC transporter permease: protein MTAKLPGMILLALLLSVPFVVQSEFWLSFWLLVLMYAFLGQSWNVLGGYGGQFSFGHALFFGIGAFGTAILQVRHGVNAYAAGAIAIALGAIVGCAIGLLVFRYRLRGAYFALVTLAFAEVARILISSFDYTGGGFGMLVPLARGAAHFQFEDRRVFYVIAWVLVLLGALIAIWLENSRFGARLMAVRENEDAAQALGINLICTKVCAISLSGAMAATVGVFYVQNFLFVDSHLAFGPAMSIEALLVSIIGGMGTVFGPLFGAVVLHLLGEAAKQITGNAPGLNLVFYGVLLILALRFLPNGITGLLARRPSRRPESAHA, encoded by the coding sequence ATGACCGCCAAATTGCCCGGCATGATCCTGCTCGCTCTGCTCTTGAGCGTGCCCTTCGTCGTTCAATCGGAATTCTGGTTGTCGTTCTGGCTGCTTGTCCTGATGTATGCCTTTCTCGGCCAGTCGTGGAACGTGCTGGGTGGTTATGGCGGTCAATTCTCCTTCGGCCATGCGCTGTTCTTTGGTATCGGCGCCTTCGGCACAGCCATTCTGCAGGTCCGTCATGGCGTCAATGCCTATGCCGCCGGTGCAATCGCCATTGCGCTGGGCGCGATCGTCGGCTGCGCCATCGGCCTGCTCGTCTTTCGCTATCGGCTGCGCGGCGCTTACTTTGCCCTTGTCACCCTCGCTTTTGCCGAAGTCGCCCGCATTTTGATTTCCTCGTTCGACTACACCGGCGGCGGCTTTGGCATGCTGGTGCCGCTGGCGCGCGGCGCGGCCCACTTCCAGTTCGAGGATCGGCGGGTTTTCTATGTCATCGCCTGGGTGCTGGTGTTGCTCGGCGCGCTGATAGCCATCTGGCTCGAGAATTCGCGTTTCGGCGCGCGGCTGATGGCCGTGCGCGAGAACGAGGATGCGGCCCAGGCGCTCGGCATCAATCTCATTTGCACCAAGGTCTGCGCCATCTCGCTGTCGGGTGCGATGGCGGCCACGGTCGGCGTTTTCTATGTACAGAACTTCCTCTTCGTCGACAGCCACCTCGCCTTTGGTCCGGCGATGTCGATCGAGGCGCTGCTGGTCTCCATCATCGGCGGCATGGGAACGGTCTTCGGCCCACTGTTCGGTGCCGTGGTCCTGCATCTCTTGGGTGAAGCAGCCAAGCAGATCACCGGCAATGCGCCAGGGCTGAATCTCGTCTTCTACGGCGTGTTACTCATCCTGGCGCTGCGCTTCCTGCCGAATGGCATCACCGGCCTGCTGGCGCGCCGCCCAAGCCGCCGTCCGGAGAGCGCCCATGCTTAA
- a CDS encoding ABC transporter substrate-binding protein, translated as MTSKITGNGFRMTRRHVMAGAAGLGVSAIGMPAVLRAQNQTLKIGILHPVTGGLAYEGEQSRKGALLALEEINAAGGIKSMGGAKLEAILADAQSKPEVGAAEVDRLAEAGVLAIQGPYASGIALATTQAAAKHNLPHLVDVGVVDQIVTRGLPNTFRFAPGFGKVTSFALEALQKINAAAGSPAKTAVIVHEDGAFGAGMAKLLNEKLPSLGIQVLQTLSHPTPQRDFTNIALQIRQANPDLIIPSNYKNDFILMARTLRQQRVRPKVANYALLGGAASNVAFAKQYPDAAEYMMDCNHWYNPTKELSKAFAKKVAEKGWDLTYEVMLNYSCMRVLADALERAAAPDRARIISALASSTYNDHIMPYGPTKFVNGQNEGAQPANTQILKGNIEVIYPGEFASAKTIFPIPQNG; from the coding sequence ATGACCAGCAAAATCACAGGCAATGGCTTTCGGATGACGCGGCGCCACGTGATGGCGGGCGCGGCCGGTCTGGGCGTGAGCGCCATCGGCATGCCAGCGGTGCTACGCGCACAGAACCAGACGTTGAAGATCGGCATTCTGCATCCGGTGACTGGCGGCCTCGCTTACGAGGGAGAACAGAGCCGCAAGGGCGCCCTGCTCGCGCTCGAAGAAATCAACGCCGCCGGCGGTATCAAGTCGATGGGTGGCGCGAAGCTCGAAGCGATCCTGGCGGATGCCCAATCGAAGCCGGAGGTCGGCGCGGCCGAGGTCGATCGTCTCGCGGAAGCCGGCGTTCTCGCTATCCAGGGGCCTTATGCGTCCGGCATCGCGCTCGCCACCACCCAAGCCGCCGCCAAACACAACCTGCCCCATCTCGTTGATGTCGGTGTCGTCGATCAGATCGTGACGCGCGGCTTGCCAAATACATTTCGCTTCGCGCCGGGCTTCGGCAAGGTCACGTCGTTCGCGCTGGAAGCGCTACAGAAAATCAATGCGGCGGCGGGCAGCCCGGCGAAGACCGCCGTTATCGTCCATGAGGACGGCGCCTTCGGGGCCGGCATGGCGAAACTTCTCAATGAAAAGCTGCCGAGCCTCGGCATTCAAGTACTCCAGACCTTAAGCCACCCCACCCCGCAACGCGATTTCACCAATATCGCCTTGCAGATCCGGCAGGCCAATCCCGATCTCATCATTCCCTCGAACTACAAGAACGACTTCATCCTGATGGCCCGCACGCTGCGGCAGCAGCGCGTGCGCCCGAAAGTCGCCAATTACGCTTTGCTCGGTGGCGCCGCCTCGAATGTCGCCTTTGCCAAGCAATATCCAGATGCCGCCGAATATATGATGGACTGCAACCACTGGTACAATCCAACCAAAGAGCTTTCGAAAGCCTTCGCCAAGAAGGTCGCCGAAAAGGGCTGGGACCTAACCTATGAAGTGATGCTGAACTATTCCTGCATGCGCGTGCTGGCCGATGCGCTTGAGCGTGCGGCAGCGCCGGATCGCGCCAGGATCATCAGCGCCCTCGCCTCCTCCACCTATAACGATCACATCATGCCCTATGGCCCGACGAAATTCGTCAACGGCCAGAACGAAGGTGCGCAGCCTGCCAATACGCAAATCCTCAAGGGCAATATCGAGGTGATCTATCCCGGCGAATTCGCCTCGGCGAAGACCATCTTTCCGATCCCGCAAAACGGCTGA
- a CDS encoding ABC transporter ATP-binding protein has protein sequence MLLEVDRLEAGYGVVPVLRGLSLQVAAGEVIAVLGANGAGKSTLNRVLSGLMRPWKGHVRFEGTDTTGCDAAFMVEAGLIHVPEGRRIFPNLNVRENLELGSYRRGRAHRRQNLERAFDIFPRLKERIRQTAGTLSGGEQQMLAIGRGLMAEPKLLILDEPSLGLSPLLVEEMFGLIQRIQKDGPGILLVEQNVVQSLAVASRAYMLENGAFALEGPAAALLDDPQLKKTYLGL, from the coding sequence ATGCTTCTTGAGGTGGATCGGCTGGAAGCGGGCTATGGCGTGGTGCCGGTGCTACGCGGCCTCTCCCTGCAAGTCGCGGCGGGCGAAGTGATCGCCGTCTTGGGCGCCAATGGCGCCGGCAAGTCGACGCTCAATCGCGTGCTGAGCGGGCTCATGCGACCCTGGAAGGGCCATGTGCGTTTCGAAGGCACCGACACCACCGGCTGTGATGCTGCCTTCATGGTGGAAGCCGGCCTCATCCATGTGCCTGAGGGGCGTCGCATCTTTCCCAATCTCAATGTCCGCGAAAATCTGGAACTGGGAAGTTATCGCCGTGGCCGCGCCCATCGCAGGCAAAATCTGGAACGCGCCTTCGATATCTTTCCCAGACTGAAGGAACGGATCAGACAGACCGCCGGCACATTGTCCGGCGGTGAGCAGCAGATGCTGGCCATCGGGCGTGGGTTGATGGCGGAACCGAAGCTTCTGATCCTGGATGAACCATCGCTTGGGCTGTCGCCCCTGCTGGTCGAGGAGATGTTCGGCCTGATCCAGCGCATTCAGAAGGATGGACCCGGTATCCTTCTGGTTGAGCAGAACGTGGTGCAATCCCTGGCGGTCGCCTCGCGGGCCTACATGCTGGAGAACGGCGCGTTCGCACTCGAGGGACCGGCGGCGGCTTTGCTCGACGATCCGCAGCTGAAAAAGACCTATCTAGGCCTGTAA
- a CDS encoding GntR family transcriptional regulator produces MPLYHRLYVLLRDGIASGTHPAGSVLPSEIELKETFGVSRITAKRALDELATEGLVERVRGRGTTVTGQAAALVGARPISASIDGLLESLNAIGRETSVEVIEFAYVPPPDFARIPLALEAGALVQRAVRVRSLDGGPLSQSTTYVPERIGRAYGAKDLEQTPLIDLLERAGLVVGTADQSITATLADSLTASRLKVGVGAPLLLMKRCVKDTNGKPVQYIEILYRPDRFEYRMSLTRDQTAGHGRFEASKPSAIVAKRKKPSQRPSTHSKTQKGKGR; encoded by the coding sequence ATGCCGCTCTATCACCGGCTCTATGTCCTTCTACGCGACGGCATCGCCAGCGGCACGCATCCGGCAGGTTCAGTCTTGCCGAGCGAGATTGAGCTCAAAGAAACTTTCGGCGTTAGCCGCATCACGGCGAAACGAGCGCTCGATGAGCTCGCAACCGAAGGACTGGTGGAGCGCGTGCGCGGCCGAGGCACCACGGTGACTGGCCAAGCTGCAGCTTTAGTCGGCGCACGACCGATTAGCGCGAGTATTGATGGGCTGCTCGAAAGCTTGAACGCTATCGGCCGCGAGACCTCGGTCGAGGTGATCGAATTTGCCTATGTGCCACCACCCGATTTTGCCCGTATCCCGCTTGCGTTGGAGGCTGGGGCACTGGTGCAGCGCGCCGTGAGAGTCCGCAGCCTGGACGGCGGGCCCCTTTCCCAGTCCACCACCTATGTGCCCGAACGCATAGGCCGCGCGTACGGCGCCAAAGACCTGGAACAAACCCCGTTGATCGATCTCCTCGAGCGGGCCGGCCTTGTGGTCGGCACAGCCGATCAGTCGATCACCGCAACTCTCGCCGACAGTTTGACCGCGTCCCGCCTGAAAGTGGGGGTCGGCGCGCCGCTCCTCCTGATGAAGCGCTGCGTCAAGGACACCAACGGCAAGCCGGTCCAATATATCGAAATCCTCTATCGCCCGGATCGCTTCGAGTATCGCATGTCGCTGACGCGCGATCAGACGGCCGGACATGGACGGTTCGAGGCCTCGAAGCCCTCGGCTATCGTTGCGAAGCGCAAAAAGCCGTCGCAACGACCGTCAACGCATTCAAAAACGCAGAAGGGGAAAGGGCGATGA